One Natrinema halophilum genomic window carries:
- a CDS encoding DUF7127 family protein, with amino-acid sequence METPPELEDAVSGQDDIAISNREYEDESIIAVDFGPIAGEPSVDVVGGTAIVTVDERQFEFDVPADASDVAVNDGVLTIRD; translated from the coding sequence ATGGAAACCCCACCCGAACTGGAAGATGCGGTGAGCGGCCAGGATGACATCGCGATCAGCAACCGAGAGTACGAAGACGAAAGCATCATCGCCGTCGATTTCGGCCCAATTGCCGGCGAACCGTCGGTCGACGTCGTCGGAGGAACGGCGATCGTCACCGTCGATGAAAGGCAATTCGAGTTCGACGTTCCGGCGGATGCGAGCGACGTGGCCGTCAACGACGGCGTTCTGACGATCAGGGATTGA
- a CDS encoding Gfo/Idh/MocA family protein, producing the protein MMRDRSDIETGIVGLGNIGQYHAERLVDLGVTLAGGMDVAAEARTRFARRYDVDVYDDHQELYDTIDAVIITTPNKYHEKYAVDAFEQDLHVLLEKPLGHSIESAQRIADAAEQSNGFSMVGFNNRFANTVEIVKNRMDRGALGTVSHIEANYVRRRGIPGRGSWFTRRQIAGGGALIDLGVHAIDLALYLLDYPDVTEVSGVTRSEFGSREEYAYLDMWADDAGPDGFDVDDSATAFIRCAENRTISLEVAWATNRPATHEFIARGTDAAARFDLLEGDLSIYSASKAGADHLEDTTIETRQNDTHSDEQRAFFDRILGKQDGGSTVEEALTVQSVIGAIYDSSEEGRTITIDE; encoded by the coding sequence ATGATGCGAGATCGATCCGACATCGAAACCGGCATCGTTGGCCTCGGCAACATCGGCCAGTACCACGCCGAGAGGCTCGTCGATCTCGGCGTGACACTCGCCGGTGGGATGGACGTCGCCGCCGAAGCGAGGACGCGATTTGCCCGCCGGTACGACGTTGACGTTTACGACGACCATCAGGAACTGTACGATACCATCGACGCCGTTATCATCACAACGCCGAACAAGTATCACGAGAAGTACGCGGTCGACGCGTTCGAACAGGACCTCCACGTCTTGCTCGAGAAGCCGCTGGGCCACTCGATAGAGAGCGCACAGCGGATCGCCGACGCTGCCGAGCAGTCGAACGGGTTCTCCATGGTAGGGTTTAACAACCGATTCGCGAACACCGTCGAAATTGTCAAAAACAGGATGGATAGGGGCGCCCTCGGAACCGTCTCCCACATCGAGGCGAACTACGTCCGGCGGCGAGGGATCCCCGGACGGGGATCGTGGTTCACCCGCCGCCAGATCGCGGGCGGCGGGGCGCTAATCGATCTCGGGGTCCACGCAATCGACCTCGCACTGTATCTGCTCGATTACCCCGACGTTACGGAAGTAAGCGGCGTCACCCGCAGCGAGTTCGGAAGCCGCGAGGAATACGCCTACCTCGACATGTGGGCCGACGACGCTGGCCCGGATGGGTTCGACGTCGACGATTCCGCCACCGCCTTCATCCGTTGTGCGGAAAACCGAACGATTTCGCTCGAGGTTGCGTGGGCAACGAACCGGCCTGCAACCCACGAATTCATCGCCCGCGGGACCGATGCGGCGGCCCGGTTCGACCTCCTCGAGGGAGATCTCTCCATCTATTCTGCGAGCAAAGCCGGTGCCGACCACCTCGAGGATACGACCATCGAAACGCGCCAGAACGATACGCACTCGGACGAACAGCGGGCGTTTTTCGACCGAATCCTCGGAAAGCAAGACGGGGGAAGTACCGTCGAGGAGGCGCTTACCGTCCAATCAGTCATCGGTGCTATCTACGACTCGAGCGAGGAAGGCCGAACGATTACGATCGACGAGTGA
- a CDS encoding HalOD1 output domain-containing protein — translation MSSQDDLSPTDGSVPPSRAIVESIAVHEGVDVTAIEPPAYDPLFTVVNPEALDELFRTTGDTASNVVVTLEYEGYEIVVRNGTDVEVREQSSSDSVNNPIEE, via the coding sequence ATGTCCTCACAGGACGACCTATCGCCCACCGATGGTTCGGTTCCACCGTCCCGGGCCATCGTCGAGTCAATCGCTGTGCACGAGGGCGTCGATGTGACTGCGATCGAACCCCCGGCGTACGACCCGTTGTTTACGGTCGTCAACCCCGAGGCACTCGATGAACTGTTCCGGACGACCGGCGATACCGCCAGTAACGTGGTTGTAACGCTCGAGTACGAGGGGTACGAGATTGTCGTCCGTAACGGAACAGATGTCGAAGTTCGGGAACAGTCGTCGAGCGACTCGGTCAACAATCCCATCGAGGAGTAA
- a CDS encoding carbohydrate ABC transporter permease produces MERSRERDRTGNAVINWMENLSEAAYAYLLLLPAFALLALIAFYPLLRTFVMSLRADQTRGIDPLGAFVGVENYVDILTGNARLARQFLDVGLTSSFPFVELGTQFFQQALFVTLAFAVISVVLETVIGFGQAYVLDQDFRGRRWVRVAIILPWAVPIVIQGMIFFLLFQPTVGFGSDLMQSLGIFSATPLANSRDAFIIILVADIWKSSAFMALLILAGLQSIDRSLYDVARVAGASPWQRFKMITLPLVMPALLVAMLFRTMDAMRVFGLIESTAGCTTVPSLTCLVVEAMFGGTRIFATAAAVAFATALVIGLIISIYVLLFRDTEGGMY; encoded by the coding sequence ATGGAAAGGAGCAGAGAGCGCGATCGGACCGGCAACGCAGTCATCAACTGGATGGAGAACCTGAGCGAGGCGGCCTACGCGTACCTCCTGTTGCTTCCCGCGTTCGCGCTGCTAGCGCTGATCGCGTTCTACCCGCTGCTCCGAACGTTCGTCATGTCGTTGCGCGCCGACCAGACGCGTGGCATAGATCCGCTCGGTGCGTTCGTGGGCGTCGAAAACTACGTCGACATCCTCACCGGCAACGCCCGGCTGGCCCGGCAGTTCCTCGACGTGGGGCTGACGTCGTCGTTTCCCTTCGTCGAACTCGGGACTCAGTTCTTCCAGCAGGCGCTTTTCGTCACGCTCGCGTTCGCAGTTATCAGCGTCGTCCTCGAGACGGTGATTGGGTTCGGGCAAGCATACGTGCTCGACCAGGATTTCAGAGGCCGACGCTGGGTCCGCGTCGCAATCATCCTTCCGTGGGCAGTCCCGATCGTCATTCAGGGGATGATCTTCTTCCTGTTGTTCCAGCCGACAGTCGGGTTCGGCTCCGACCTCATGCAGAGTCTCGGCATCTTTAGCGCGACACCGCTCGCGAACAGCAGGGACGCCTTCATCATCATCCTCGTGGCCGACATCTGGAAGTCGTCGGCGTTCATGGCGCTGCTGATCCTGGCCGGACTCCAAAGCATCGACCGAAGTCTGTACGACGTCGCACGTGTGGCAGGGGCCTCGCCGTGGCAGCGGTTCAAGATGATAACGCTCCCGCTGGTGATGCCGGCGTTGCTGGTCGCGATGCTGTTCCGCACGATGGACGCGATGCGGGTGTTCGGCCTGATCGAGTCGACCGCCGGCTGTACGACGGTCCCGTCGCTTACGTGTCTGGTCGTCGAGGCGATGTTCGGCGGGACCCGAATTTTCGCGACGGCCGCCGCCGTCGCCTTCGCGACGGCGCTCGTCATCGGCCTGATCATCTCGATCTACGTACTGCTCTTCCGTGACACCGAAGGAGGAATGTACTGA
- a CDS encoding ABC transporter ATP-binding protein produces MARVRLENVTKRYDDVTAVDDVSMEIEDGEFVTFVGPSGCGKSTTMEAVAGLTQPTEGRVYIGDDDVTNLAPKDRGVAMVFQNIALFPHMDVYENISFGLRLRKYDDEEVRRRVEQAADIVQLEGMLDRMPDEMSGGQRQRVAIARAIVRNPDVFLMDEPLANLDAKLRVHMRTELQRLHRELGTTIIYVTHDQAEAMTMSNRIAVLNDGRLQQIAPPLTCYNQPANLFVAGFIGSPSMNFIEGELVEDGLETRNFTVELDPTRLQSLSVGDAVTLGVRPEDVHLTRYADSLASATSPIDARTDVLEPMGDEVFIYLLLSEGAAGSMEEDPATSPNQLLMSVTPDTEIEAEQDVEVVLDRSKIHLFDSATGDALVHGLTDLPSGEPGTTRSEAD; encoded by the coding sequence ATGGCACGAGTACGACTCGAGAACGTAACGAAACGCTACGATGACGTCACCGCGGTCGACGACGTAAGTATGGAGATCGAAGACGGGGAATTCGTCACCTTCGTCGGTCCCTCTGGCTGTGGGAAGTCGACGACGATGGAAGCGGTCGCCGGGCTCACACAGCCGACCGAGGGGCGCGTGTACATCGGCGACGACGACGTGACGAACCTCGCGCCGAAGGATCGAGGCGTCGCGATGGTCTTCCAGAACATCGCGCTGTTCCCGCACATGGACGTCTACGAGAACATCTCGTTCGGGCTTCGACTTCGCAAGTACGACGACGAAGAGGTCCGTCGACGCGTCGAGCAAGCCGCCGACATCGTCCAGCTCGAGGGGATGCTCGATCGCATGCCCGACGAGATGTCCGGCGGCCAGCGCCAGCGAGTCGCGATCGCCCGCGCGATCGTACGGAATCCCGACGTCTTCCTGATGGACGAGCCGCTGGCCAACTTAGACGCGAAGCTACGGGTCCACATGCGGACCGAGCTCCAGCGCCTCCACCGGGAGCTGGGGACTACGATCATCTACGTCACCCACGACCAGGCCGAGGCGATGACGATGTCCAACCGGATCGCCGTCCTCAACGACGGGAGACTCCAGCAGATCGCCCCCCCACTGACCTGTTACAATCAACCGGCGAACCTGTTCGTCGCCGGGTTTATCGGCTCGCCATCGATGAACTTCATCGAGGGAGAACTGGTCGAGGACGGTCTCGAGACGAGAAACTTCACCGTGGAGCTCGATCCGACACGTCTCCAGAGTCTGTCTGTCGGCGACGCCGTCACACTGGGCGTTAGACCAGAGGACGTCCACCTTACCAGGTACGCGGACTCGCTCGCCTCCGCAACGAGTCCGATCGACGCCCGCACGGACGTGCTCGAACCGATGGGTGACGAGGTGTTCATCTACCTCCTGCTTTCCGAAGGCGCAGCAGGATCGATGGAAGAAGATCCCGCCACGTCGCCGAACCAGTTACTGATGAGTGTCACTCCCGACACGGAAATCGAGGCGGAACAGGACGTCGAGGTCGTGCTCGACCGGTCGAAGATACACCTATTCGATTCGGCCACGGGCGATGCGCTGGTCCACGGTCTGACAGATCTACCGAGCGGAGAGCCTGGTACAACCAGGTCAGAAGCCGACTGA
- a CDS encoding sugar phosphate isomerase/epimerase family protein codes for MDIGVHTPPLADEPLESALPYLDEQGVSAIEPGVGGHPGQDHLVRSEYLDDESEQAELRDLLDEYDMHISALATHNNPLHPDEERATRSDTELREAIRLAAQLEVDAVTCFSGLPAGSPDDEVPNWITAPWPPEHDEALDYQWERAIEYWSEIADYADDHEVDVAIEMHPNMLIYEPHGMARLREETGKRIGSNFDPSHLYWQGITITDAIRYLGERDAIHHVHAKDTMIYEAQSREKGVLDTTSYQDEPNRSWLFRTVGYGHDESHWKDIVSTLRMVGYDGTMSIEHEDSLTSSCEGLEKAIDLLERAVFETRPDEAYWTD; via the coding sequence ATGGATATCGGCGTTCACACCCCGCCACTCGCCGACGAACCGCTCGAGAGTGCGCTGCCATATCTCGACGAGCAAGGCGTCAGCGCGATAGAACCGGGCGTCGGCGGCCATCCGGGACAGGACCACCTCGTCCGATCCGAATACCTCGACGATGAGAGCGAACAGGCCGAGCTACGCGATCTGCTCGACGAATACGATATGCACATTAGCGCGCTGGCTACCCACAACAACCCGCTCCATCCCGACGAAGAACGGGCGACGCGGTCGGACACCGAACTCCGCGAGGCGATACGGCTGGCCGCCCAGCTCGAGGTCGACGCAGTCACCTGTTTTTCGGGCCTCCCGGCCGGCAGTCCGGACGACGAGGTGCCAAACTGGATCACGGCACCTTGGCCGCCCGAACACGACGAGGCCCTCGACTACCAGTGGGAACGAGCTATCGAGTACTGGAGCGAGATCGCCGACTACGCCGACGACCACGAGGTGGACGTCGCGATCGAGATGCACCCGAACATGCTGATCTACGAGCCACACGGGATGGCGCGACTCCGAGAGGAGACCGGTAAACGGATCGGATCGAACTTCGATCCCTCCCATCTATACTGGCAGGGTATCACGATCACCGATGCGATCCGTTATCTGGGTGAGCGGGATGCGATCCATCACGTACACGCCAAAGATACCATGATCTACGAGGCACAGTCCCGCGAGAAGGGCGTCCTGGATACGACGTCGTATCAAGACGAGCCGAACCGATCGTGGCTGTTCCGGACCGTCGGGTACGGTCACGATGAATCCCACTGGAAGGACATCGTTTCGACGCTCAGGATGGTCGGCTACGACGGCACGATGAGCATCGAACACGAAGACTCGCTGACCAGTTCCTGCGAAGGGCTCGAGAAGGCGATCGATCTGCTCGAACGGGCGGTATTCGAAACGCGACCAGACGAAGCATACTGGACCGACTGA
- a CDS encoding carbohydrate ABC transporter permease has translation MPDRNDSTDPTNDTESNDTDGIGDGGGDPPRDPTLHRPDGGTTVLEDDRDAELDRGPLQQWAANSISHPERVYRAMFYVAAIFFLFTTLFPFYWLLMVALTPEGQLQDIVFTPNGFNPGAFVEVFQVIPFHVYMFNSFVIALGSTIVVLVIASLAGYAFGRLQFPGRTPLMLLVLVISFFPPAAFFIPLNDLFNTSFAFLRPITGDGTLYNTPFALVTPLSAIFMPLAIFILTTFYGQIPDGLEDAARVEGTTRLGALFRVIIPLSAPGVATAGVLTFIAVYNEFFFSFLMTDGQPENWAPILDGILAYQGQYQVLYNLMAAASILGVIPVAILVVIAQEKIVSGLTAGALKE, from the coding sequence ATGCCTGATCGAAACGATTCCACTGATCCGACGAACGACACAGAATCGAACGACACTGACGGTATCGGCGACGGCGGAGGTGATCCGCCACGTGATCCGACGCTTCACCGACCCGACGGCGGGACCACGGTCCTCGAGGACGACCGCGACGCGGAACTCGACCGCGGCCCGCTCCAGCAGTGGGCGGCCAATTCCATCTCCCACCCTGAGCGGGTGTACCGCGCGATGTTCTACGTAGCGGCGATCTTCTTCCTCTTCACGACGCTGTTCCCGTTCTACTGGCTGCTGATGGTCGCACTGACGCCGGAAGGGCAGCTTCAGGACATCGTCTTCACGCCGAACGGCTTCAATCCCGGCGCGTTCGTGGAAGTGTTCCAGGTCATCCCCTTCCACGTGTACATGTTCAACAGCTTCGTGATCGCGCTCGGGTCGACCATCGTCGTCCTCGTCATCGCCAGCCTCGCCGGCTACGCCTTCGGCCGCCTCCAGTTCCCCGGCCGAACGCCGCTCATGCTGCTGGTACTGGTTATTTCCTTTTTCCCACCGGCGGCCTTCTTCATTCCGCTGAACGACCTCTTCAATACCTCCTTCGCGTTCCTCAGACCGATCACCGGCGACGGAACCCTCTACAACACGCCGTTCGCCCTCGTGACGCCACTGTCGGCCATCTTCATGCCGCTCGCGATCTTCATTCTGACGACGTTCTATGGACAGATTCCCGACGGTCTGGAGGACGCCGCGCGCGTCGAGGGAACGACTCGTCTGGGCGCGCTGTTCCGGGTCATCATTCCCCTGTCGGCACCCGGCGTAGCCACTGCGGGCGTGTTGACCTTCATCGCGGTCTACAACGAGTTCTTCTTCTCGTTTCTCATGACGGACGGTCAGCCCGAAAACTGGGCACCGATACTCGACGGCATCCTGGCCTATCAGGGCCAGTACCAGGTGTTGTACAACCTCATGGCCGCAGCGAGCATCCTCGGGGTGATCCCCGTCGCGATTCTCGTGGTCATCGCACAGGAAAAGATCGTCAGCGGGCTCACCGCGGGCGCACTCAAAGAGTAA